The Sesamum indicum cultivar Zhongzhi No. 13 linkage group LG6, S_indicum_v1.0, whole genome shotgun sequence genome has a segment encoding these proteins:
- the LOC105165628 gene encoding serine/threonine-protein kinase EDR1-like isoform X1: MKLMEMEDMQDDAGPSEEKSPRAAWWPSDFVEKFGSVSLDSKDSKPKNKELNDKEKYDRPSSITASQILWRTGMLSEPIPNGFYSVVPDKKLKELYEDIPTLEELHALETEGLRADVILVDTEKDKKLSMLKQLIVALVKGLNTNHAAMIKKIAGLVSDVYKRPNSELSPKKAALEETLHLSENRGVQMLGQIKHGSCRPRAILFKVLADTVGLESRLVVGLPMEGASECVDSYKHMSVLVVLNSVELLVDLMRFPGQLIPRSSKAIFMTHISAAGESDSAENDSCDSPLEPNSPLYGVSERVDPESLCSAEKEESLLYQRRLEASSNAVGPSLRNMMLRSNSIDTKLSLSQSEPNIAAAFWQRSRRKVIAQNRTASSSPEHPSLRARARSMLSGDNKPFRDFSDDIATSRSEGASTSDTRRLRRRSMSMTPEIGDDIVRAVRAMNESLKQNRLLREQGEGGSYSFGSNVQHQQNAGQSKDGTDIHVDDHDNISGGRSSLYAPLRQHNSQKAVSLPSSPHEFMGHTPPRSGNHGVNEELVSTWNRVLDLPMFHNKPLLPFEEWNIDFSELTVGTRVGIGFFGEVFRGIWNGTEVAIKVFLEQDLTAENMEDFCNEISILSRLRHPNVILFLGACTRPPRLSMITEYMEMGSLYYLIHLSGQKKKLSWRRRIKMLRDICRGLMCIHRMKIIHRDLKSANCLVNKHWTVKICDFGLSRIMTDAPIKDSSSAGTPEWMAPELIRNEPFTEKCDIFSLGVIMWELYTLNRPWDGVPPERVVYAVANEGSRLEIPEGPVGRLIADCWAEPQDRPSCEEILTRLLDCELALC; this comes from the exons ATGA AACTTATGGAGATGGAGGATATGCAAGATGATGCTGGACCTTCAGAGGAGAAGTCTCCTAGAGCTGCATGGTGGCCTTCCgattttgttgaaaagttTGGATCCGTATCCTTGGATTCTAAGGACAGTAAACcgaaaaacaaagaattgaATGACAAAGAGAAGTATGACAGACCGTCAAGTATTACAGCATCACAGATCCTTTGGCGCACAGGAATGCTTTCCGAACCAATTCCTAATGGTTTCTACTCTGTTGTTCCT GATAAAAAGCTCAAAGAACTTTATGAAGATATACCTACTCTGGAGGAGCTTCATGCTTTGGAGACTGAAGGTTTGAGAGCCGATGTGATTCTTGTAGATACAGAGAAAGACAAGAAGCTGTCTATGCTAAAGCAGTTAATTGTTGCTCTGGTTAAGGGTTTAAACACAAATCATGCGgctatgataaaaaaaattgctggATTA GTATCTGATGTTTACAAACGACCAAATTCAGAACTAAGTCCCAAGAAAGCTGCTCTAGAGGAAACCCTACATTTATCTGAGAATAGAGGTGTGCAGATGTTGGGCCAAATAAAGCATGGCTCATGCAGACCTCGagcaatattatttaaagtaCTTGCAGATACTGTAGGACTTGAAAGCAGGCTAGTGGTG GGTTTACCTATGGAAGGTGCTTCTGAGTGTGTTGATTCGTACAAGCATATGTCGGTCTTAGTTGTGTTGAATTCTGTGGAATTGCTGGTGGATCTGATGCGGTTTCCTGGCCAACTGATACCACGATCATCTAAGGCTATCTTTATGACTCACATATCTGCTGCAGGGGAGAGTGATTCTGCAGAAAATGATTCTTGTGATTCACCATTGGAACCAAACAGCCCTCTATACGGGGTTTCAGAGAGAGTTGATCCTGAGAG ccTCTGCAGTgctgagaaagaagaaagtttGCTCTATCAGCGTAGACTAGAGGCATCTTCAAATGCAGTAGGGCCTTCATTGAGGAATATGATGTTGCGGTCAAATTCCATTGATACAAAATTGAG ctTGTCACAGAGTGAACCAAATATTGCTGCTGCATTTTGGCAAAGGAGTCGCAGAAAGGTCATTGCTCAAAATAGGACTGCAAGTTCAAG TCCTGAGCATCCTTCACTTCGAGCACGTGCCCGATCTATGCTTAGTGGAGATAACAAACCTTTCAGAGATTTTTCTGATGACATTGCTACATCAAG GTCAGAAGGTGCATCAACATCTGATACACGCCGattaagaagaagaagcatgAGTATGACTCCAGAGATTGGTGATGACATCGTAAG GGCTGTGCGAGCAATGAATGAATCACTGAAGCAGAATCGTCTTTTAAGAGAACAAGGAGAAGGTGGCTCGTATTCTTTTGGTTCAAATGTCCAGCACCAACAAAATGCAGGTCAATCAAAAGAT GGTACTGATATTCACGTTGATGATCATGACAATATCTCTGGTGGAAGATCTTCCTTATATGCTCCTCTTAGGCAGCACAACTCTCAGAAGGCAGTTTCATTACCTTCATCTCCTCACGAGTTCATGGGTCATACTCCGCCAAGAAGTGGGAATCACGGGGTAAATGAAGAACTGGTTTCTACATGGAACAGAGTTCTGGATTTGCCCATGTTCCATAATAAGCCACTGCTTCCATTTGAGGAGTGGAATATTGATTTCTCAGAGTTAACTGTTGGCACTCGTGTTGGGATTG GATTCTTTGGGGAAGTTTTTCGTGGCATTTGGAATGGAACGGAGGTTGCAATCAAAGTGTTTTTGGAGCAAGATCTCACTGCCGAAAACATGGAGGACTTCTGCAATGAAATATCCATCCTCAG TCGTCTTCGGCATCCAAATG TCATATTATTTCTTGGTGCCTGCACAAGACCCCCACGACTTTCGATGATAACTGAATACATGGAAATGGGATCGctatattatttgattcaCCTGAGTGGTCAGAAGAAGAAACTAAGCTGGCGAAGGAGGATCAAGATGCTACGTGACATATGCAG AGGGCTGATGTGCATACATCGCATGAAGATAATCCACCGTGATCTTAAAAGTGCAAATTGCCTTGTGAACAAGCACTGGACGGTTAAGATCTGTGACTTTGGGCTGTCAAGAATCATGACTGATGCACCCATAAAGGACTCCTCATCAGCTGGGACACCAGAATGGATGGCCCCTGAGCTTATCCGAAATGAACCTTTCACAGAGAAATGTGACATTTTCAGCCTTGGCGTTATAATGTGGGAGCTATACACTCTAAACAGGCCATGGGATGGAGTGCCCCCTGAGCGG GTTGTTTATGCTGTTGCAAATGAAGGGTCACGGTTGGAGATACCTGAAGGGCCTGTGGGCAGGTTAATTGCAG ATTGTTGGGCAGAACCCCAGGATCGACCGAGTTGTGAGGAAATTCTTACCCGCTTGCTAGACTGTGAATTAGCACTTTGCTAA
- the LOC105165628 gene encoding serine/threonine-protein kinase EDR1-like isoform X2: MKLMEMEDMQDDAGPSEEKSPRAAWWPSDFVEKFGSVSLDSKDSKPKNKELNDKEKYDRPSSITASQILWRTGMLSEPIPNGFYSVVPDKKLKELYEDIPTLEELHALETEGLRADVILVDTEKDKKLSMLKQLIVALVKGLNTNHAAMIKKIAGLVSDVYKRPNSELSPKKAALEETLHLSENRGVQMLGQIKHGSCRPRAILFKVLADTVGLESRLVVGLPMEGASECVDSYKHMSVLVVLNSVELLVDLMRFPGQLIPRSSKAIFMTHISAAGESDSAENDSCDSPLEPNSPLYGVSERVDPESAEKEESLLYQRRLEASSNAVGPSLRNMMLRSNSIDTKLSLSQSEPNIAAAFWQRSRRKVIAQNRTASSSPEHPSLRARARSMLSGDNKPFRDFSDDIATSRSEGASTSDTRRLRRRSMSMTPEIGDDIVRAVRAMNESLKQNRLLREQGEGGSYSFGSNVQHQQNAGQSKDGTDIHVDDHDNISGGRSSLYAPLRQHNSQKAVSLPSSPHEFMGHTPPRSGNHGVNEELVSTWNRVLDLPMFHNKPLLPFEEWNIDFSELTVGTRVGIGFFGEVFRGIWNGTEVAIKVFLEQDLTAENMEDFCNEISILSRLRHPNVILFLGACTRPPRLSMITEYMEMGSLYYLIHLSGQKKKLSWRRRIKMLRDICRGLMCIHRMKIIHRDLKSANCLVNKHWTVKICDFGLSRIMTDAPIKDSSSAGTPEWMAPELIRNEPFTEKCDIFSLGVIMWELYTLNRPWDGVPPERVVYAVANEGSRLEIPEGPVGRLIADCWAEPQDRPSCEEILTRLLDCELALC; this comes from the exons ATGA AACTTATGGAGATGGAGGATATGCAAGATGATGCTGGACCTTCAGAGGAGAAGTCTCCTAGAGCTGCATGGTGGCCTTCCgattttgttgaaaagttTGGATCCGTATCCTTGGATTCTAAGGACAGTAAACcgaaaaacaaagaattgaATGACAAAGAGAAGTATGACAGACCGTCAAGTATTACAGCATCACAGATCCTTTGGCGCACAGGAATGCTTTCCGAACCAATTCCTAATGGTTTCTACTCTGTTGTTCCT GATAAAAAGCTCAAAGAACTTTATGAAGATATACCTACTCTGGAGGAGCTTCATGCTTTGGAGACTGAAGGTTTGAGAGCCGATGTGATTCTTGTAGATACAGAGAAAGACAAGAAGCTGTCTATGCTAAAGCAGTTAATTGTTGCTCTGGTTAAGGGTTTAAACACAAATCATGCGgctatgataaaaaaaattgctggATTA GTATCTGATGTTTACAAACGACCAAATTCAGAACTAAGTCCCAAGAAAGCTGCTCTAGAGGAAACCCTACATTTATCTGAGAATAGAGGTGTGCAGATGTTGGGCCAAATAAAGCATGGCTCATGCAGACCTCGagcaatattatttaaagtaCTTGCAGATACTGTAGGACTTGAAAGCAGGCTAGTGGTG GGTTTACCTATGGAAGGTGCTTCTGAGTGTGTTGATTCGTACAAGCATATGTCGGTCTTAGTTGTGTTGAATTCTGTGGAATTGCTGGTGGATCTGATGCGGTTTCCTGGCCAACTGATACCACGATCATCTAAGGCTATCTTTATGACTCACATATCTGCTGCAGGGGAGAGTGATTCTGCAGAAAATGATTCTTGTGATTCACCATTGGAACCAAACAGCCCTCTATACGGGGTTTCAGAGAGAGTTGATCCTGAGAG TgctgagaaagaagaaagtttGCTCTATCAGCGTAGACTAGAGGCATCTTCAAATGCAGTAGGGCCTTCATTGAGGAATATGATGTTGCGGTCAAATTCCATTGATACAAAATTGAG ctTGTCACAGAGTGAACCAAATATTGCTGCTGCATTTTGGCAAAGGAGTCGCAGAAAGGTCATTGCTCAAAATAGGACTGCAAGTTCAAG TCCTGAGCATCCTTCACTTCGAGCACGTGCCCGATCTATGCTTAGTGGAGATAACAAACCTTTCAGAGATTTTTCTGATGACATTGCTACATCAAG GTCAGAAGGTGCATCAACATCTGATACACGCCGattaagaagaagaagcatgAGTATGACTCCAGAGATTGGTGATGACATCGTAAG GGCTGTGCGAGCAATGAATGAATCACTGAAGCAGAATCGTCTTTTAAGAGAACAAGGAGAAGGTGGCTCGTATTCTTTTGGTTCAAATGTCCAGCACCAACAAAATGCAGGTCAATCAAAAGAT GGTACTGATATTCACGTTGATGATCATGACAATATCTCTGGTGGAAGATCTTCCTTATATGCTCCTCTTAGGCAGCACAACTCTCAGAAGGCAGTTTCATTACCTTCATCTCCTCACGAGTTCATGGGTCATACTCCGCCAAGAAGTGGGAATCACGGGGTAAATGAAGAACTGGTTTCTACATGGAACAGAGTTCTGGATTTGCCCATGTTCCATAATAAGCCACTGCTTCCATTTGAGGAGTGGAATATTGATTTCTCAGAGTTAACTGTTGGCACTCGTGTTGGGATTG GATTCTTTGGGGAAGTTTTTCGTGGCATTTGGAATGGAACGGAGGTTGCAATCAAAGTGTTTTTGGAGCAAGATCTCACTGCCGAAAACATGGAGGACTTCTGCAATGAAATATCCATCCTCAG TCGTCTTCGGCATCCAAATG TCATATTATTTCTTGGTGCCTGCACAAGACCCCCACGACTTTCGATGATAACTGAATACATGGAAATGGGATCGctatattatttgattcaCCTGAGTGGTCAGAAGAAGAAACTAAGCTGGCGAAGGAGGATCAAGATGCTACGTGACATATGCAG AGGGCTGATGTGCATACATCGCATGAAGATAATCCACCGTGATCTTAAAAGTGCAAATTGCCTTGTGAACAAGCACTGGACGGTTAAGATCTGTGACTTTGGGCTGTCAAGAATCATGACTGATGCACCCATAAAGGACTCCTCATCAGCTGGGACACCAGAATGGATGGCCCCTGAGCTTATCCGAAATGAACCTTTCACAGAGAAATGTGACATTTTCAGCCTTGGCGTTATAATGTGGGAGCTATACACTCTAAACAGGCCATGGGATGGAGTGCCCCCTGAGCGG GTTGTTTATGCTGTTGCAAATGAAGGGTCACGGTTGGAGATACCTGAAGGGCCTGTGGGCAGGTTAATTGCAG ATTGTTGGGCAGAACCCCAGGATCGACCGAGTTGTGAGGAAATTCTTACCCGCTTGCTAGACTGTGAATTAGCACTTTGCTAA
- the LOC105165628 gene encoding serine/threonine-protein kinase EDR1-like isoform X3, giving the protein MEMEDMQDDAGPSEEKSPRAAWWPSDFVEKFGSVSLDSKDSKPKNKELNDKEKYDRPSSITASQILWRTGMLSEPIPNGFYSVVPDKKLKELYEDIPTLEELHALETEGLRADVILVDTEKDKKLSMLKQLIVALVKGLNTNHAAMIKKIAGLVSDVYKRPNSELSPKKAALEETLHLSENRGVQMLGQIKHGSCRPRAILFKVLADTVGLESRLVVGLPMEGASECVDSYKHMSVLVVLNSVELLVDLMRFPGQLIPRSSKAIFMTHISAAGESDSAENDSCDSPLEPNSPLYGVSERVDPESLCSAEKEESLLYQRRLEASSNAVGPSLRNMMLRSNSIDTKLSLSQSEPNIAAAFWQRSRRKVIAQNRTASSSPEHPSLRARARSMLSGDNKPFRDFSDDIATSRSEGASTSDTRRLRRRSMSMTPEIGDDIVRAVRAMNESLKQNRLLREQGEGGSYSFGSNVQHQQNAGQSKDGTDIHVDDHDNISGGRSSLYAPLRQHNSQKAVSLPSSPHEFMGHTPPRSGNHGVNEELVSTWNRVLDLPMFHNKPLLPFEEWNIDFSELTVGTRVGIGFFGEVFRGIWNGTEVAIKVFLEQDLTAENMEDFCNEISILSRLRHPNVILFLGACTRPPRLSMITEYMEMGSLYYLIHLSGQKKKLSWRRRIKMLRDICRGLMCIHRMKIIHRDLKSANCLVNKHWTVKICDFGLSRIMTDAPIKDSSSAGTPEWMAPELIRNEPFTEKCDIFSLGVIMWELYTLNRPWDGVPPERVVYAVANEGSRLEIPEGPVGRLIADCWAEPQDRPSCEEILTRLLDCELALC; this is encoded by the exons ATGGAGATGGAGGATATGCAAGATGATGCTGGACCTTCAGAGGAGAAGTCTCCTAGAGCTGCATGGTGGCCTTCCgattttgttgaaaagttTGGATCCGTATCCTTGGATTCTAAGGACAGTAAACcgaaaaacaaagaattgaATGACAAAGAGAAGTATGACAGACCGTCAAGTATTACAGCATCACAGATCCTTTGGCGCACAGGAATGCTTTCCGAACCAATTCCTAATGGTTTCTACTCTGTTGTTCCT GATAAAAAGCTCAAAGAACTTTATGAAGATATACCTACTCTGGAGGAGCTTCATGCTTTGGAGACTGAAGGTTTGAGAGCCGATGTGATTCTTGTAGATACAGAGAAAGACAAGAAGCTGTCTATGCTAAAGCAGTTAATTGTTGCTCTGGTTAAGGGTTTAAACACAAATCATGCGgctatgataaaaaaaattgctggATTA GTATCTGATGTTTACAAACGACCAAATTCAGAACTAAGTCCCAAGAAAGCTGCTCTAGAGGAAACCCTACATTTATCTGAGAATAGAGGTGTGCAGATGTTGGGCCAAATAAAGCATGGCTCATGCAGACCTCGagcaatattatttaaagtaCTTGCAGATACTGTAGGACTTGAAAGCAGGCTAGTGGTG GGTTTACCTATGGAAGGTGCTTCTGAGTGTGTTGATTCGTACAAGCATATGTCGGTCTTAGTTGTGTTGAATTCTGTGGAATTGCTGGTGGATCTGATGCGGTTTCCTGGCCAACTGATACCACGATCATCTAAGGCTATCTTTATGACTCACATATCTGCTGCAGGGGAGAGTGATTCTGCAGAAAATGATTCTTGTGATTCACCATTGGAACCAAACAGCCCTCTATACGGGGTTTCAGAGAGAGTTGATCCTGAGAG ccTCTGCAGTgctgagaaagaagaaagtttGCTCTATCAGCGTAGACTAGAGGCATCTTCAAATGCAGTAGGGCCTTCATTGAGGAATATGATGTTGCGGTCAAATTCCATTGATACAAAATTGAG ctTGTCACAGAGTGAACCAAATATTGCTGCTGCATTTTGGCAAAGGAGTCGCAGAAAGGTCATTGCTCAAAATAGGACTGCAAGTTCAAG TCCTGAGCATCCTTCACTTCGAGCACGTGCCCGATCTATGCTTAGTGGAGATAACAAACCTTTCAGAGATTTTTCTGATGACATTGCTACATCAAG GTCAGAAGGTGCATCAACATCTGATACACGCCGattaagaagaagaagcatgAGTATGACTCCAGAGATTGGTGATGACATCGTAAG GGCTGTGCGAGCAATGAATGAATCACTGAAGCAGAATCGTCTTTTAAGAGAACAAGGAGAAGGTGGCTCGTATTCTTTTGGTTCAAATGTCCAGCACCAACAAAATGCAGGTCAATCAAAAGAT GGTACTGATATTCACGTTGATGATCATGACAATATCTCTGGTGGAAGATCTTCCTTATATGCTCCTCTTAGGCAGCACAACTCTCAGAAGGCAGTTTCATTACCTTCATCTCCTCACGAGTTCATGGGTCATACTCCGCCAAGAAGTGGGAATCACGGGGTAAATGAAGAACTGGTTTCTACATGGAACAGAGTTCTGGATTTGCCCATGTTCCATAATAAGCCACTGCTTCCATTTGAGGAGTGGAATATTGATTTCTCAGAGTTAACTGTTGGCACTCGTGTTGGGATTG GATTCTTTGGGGAAGTTTTTCGTGGCATTTGGAATGGAACGGAGGTTGCAATCAAAGTGTTTTTGGAGCAAGATCTCACTGCCGAAAACATGGAGGACTTCTGCAATGAAATATCCATCCTCAG TCGTCTTCGGCATCCAAATG TCATATTATTTCTTGGTGCCTGCACAAGACCCCCACGACTTTCGATGATAACTGAATACATGGAAATGGGATCGctatattatttgattcaCCTGAGTGGTCAGAAGAAGAAACTAAGCTGGCGAAGGAGGATCAAGATGCTACGTGACATATGCAG AGGGCTGATGTGCATACATCGCATGAAGATAATCCACCGTGATCTTAAAAGTGCAAATTGCCTTGTGAACAAGCACTGGACGGTTAAGATCTGTGACTTTGGGCTGTCAAGAATCATGACTGATGCACCCATAAAGGACTCCTCATCAGCTGGGACACCAGAATGGATGGCCCCTGAGCTTATCCGAAATGAACCTTTCACAGAGAAATGTGACATTTTCAGCCTTGGCGTTATAATGTGGGAGCTATACACTCTAAACAGGCCATGGGATGGAGTGCCCCCTGAGCGG GTTGTTTATGCTGTTGCAAATGAAGGGTCACGGTTGGAGATACCTGAAGGGCCTGTGGGCAGGTTAATTGCAG ATTGTTGGGCAGAACCCCAGGATCGACCGAGTTGTGAGGAAATTCTTACCCGCTTGCTAGACTGTGAATTAGCACTTTGCTAA
- the LOC105165629 gene encoding F-box/LRR-repeat MAX2 homolog A, which yields MAATTLHDLPDVILSNIIAAVSDVRSRNCAALVCRRWYLLERATRSALTLRGNLRELFMVPTCFSSISHLDLSLLSPWGHPLTSASASDSALIAHLLRHAFPSVTSLTFYARNPSTIQLVAPQWPNLERVKLVRWHQRPQIAAAGDELKILFSECSQLRSLDLSAFYCWTDDVPPALESYPSVASNLTCLNLLNPSFSEGFKSDEIKVITKACPNLREFRAACMFDPRYIGYVGDEALVSVSVNCPKLAILHLADTSALSNVRGDPEDDGFTQEDARINVATLIEVFSGLPLLEELALDFCNNVRDSGPALEMLNSKCPNLRSLKLGQFHGVSMPVESKLDGVAVCQGLESLSIRNVGDLTDMGLIAIARGCCRLAKFEVHGCKKITMRGMRTFTCLLRRTLVDVRISCCKNLGAAPSLKALEPIQDRIERLHIDCIWDFTEELEDLDGIGGTFDLNSSDQGEISNHPVEKKHFRATGYDYDYDGMNSASKRCKYDLNSTYMGLDVNGNGYENGNGYGERTWDRLQYLSLWIEVGQLLTPLASAGLENCPDLEEIRIKIEGDCRELSKPSEREFGLSTLVNYPKLSKMHLDCSDTIGYAHTAPSGQMDLSLWERFYLIGVGHLCLTELDYWLPQDRDVNQRSLSLPAAGLLQECFGLRKLFIHGTAHEHFLMFLLRIPDLRDVQLREDYYPAPENDMSTEMRADSCSRFEAALNRRRIAD from the coding sequence ATGGCGGCCACCACCCTGCACGACCTCCCCGACGTGATCCTATCCAACATAATCGCCGCCGTGTCTGATGTACGAAGCCGGAACTGCGCCGCGTTGGTCTGCCGCAGGTGGTACCTCTTGGAACGCGCCACCCGGTCAGCTCTCACCCTCCGCGGCAACCTGCGGGAGCTCTTCATGGTCCCCACCTGTTTTTCATCCATATCCCATCTCGACCTCTCACTCCTCTCTCCCTGGGGTCACCCCCTCACCTCCGCCTCCGCCTCCGATTCCGCCCTCATCGCCCACCTCCTCCGCCACGCCTTCCCTTCTGTCACTTCGCTCACCTTCTACGCGCGTAACCCATCTACCATTCAGCTCGTAGCCCCTCAGTGGCCTAATCTCGAACGCGTAAAGCTCGTGAGATGGCACCAGCGGCCTCAGATAGCCGCCGCCGGCGATGAGCTCAAGATTTTGTTTTCCGAGTGCAGCCAGCTGCGTTCTCTTGATCTTTCTGCTTTCTATTGCTGGACGGATGATGTGCCTCCGGCCCTCGAGTCGTACCCGTCAGTTGCTTCCAATCTCACTTGCCTCAATCTCTTGAACCCATCATTCTCTGAGGGTTTCAAGTCCGATGAGATTAAGGTAATCACCAAGGCTTGCCCCAATCTGAGGGAATTTCGGGCTGCCTGTATGTTCGATCCGAGGTATATTGGGTATGTTGGAGATGAGGCCTTGGTTTCTGTATCAGTGAACTGCCCAAAACTGGCGATTCTTCATTTGGCTGATACATCTGCTCTATCGAATGTAAGAGGGGATCCCGAGGATGATGGGTTCACGCAAGAAGACGCCAGGATCAACGTGGCCACTTTGATTGAGGTGTTTTCGGGGCTTCCGCTGCTAGAAGAGCTGGCTCTAGATTTTTGCAATAATGTCAGAGACAGTGGTCCAGCACTGGAGATGCTCAATTCTAAATGCCCCAACTTGAGGTCTCTTAAACTGGGGCAGTTTCATGGCGTCTCAATGCCTGTTGAGTCGAAGTTGGACGGCGTCGCCGTGTGCCAAGGGCTTGAGTCATTGTCGATTAGGAATGTAGGTGATTTGACTGATATGGGTTTGATTGCAATTGCCAGAGGTTGTTGTAGATTGGCCAAGTTTGAGGTTCACGGTTGCAAGAAGATAACGATGAGGGGGATGAGGACTTTTACTTGTTTGCTTCGTCGGACGTTGGTTGATGTCAGGATCTCTTGCTGCAAGAATCTCGGTGCAGCACCGTCGCTGAAAGCATTGGAGCCGATACAGGATCGGATTGAGAGGCTTCATATCGATTGCATCTGGGATTTCACCGAAGAGCTTGAGGATCTTGATGGAATTGGAGGTACTTTTGACCTAAATAGTTCGGATCAAGGTGAGATATCGAACCACCCTGTTGAAAAAAAACACTTTAGAGCCACTGGTTATGATTATGACTATGATGGCATGAATAGTGCAAGCAAGAGATGCAAATATGATCTGAATTCTACTTACATGGGATTGGATGTTAATGGCAACGGCTATGAAAATGGCAATGGATATGGTGAGAGAACATGGGACAGGCTGCAGTATCTTTCCCTGTGGATTGAGGTGGGGCAGCTTTTGACTCCTCTGGCATCCGCAGGACTAGAGAATTGTCCCGATTTAGAGGAAATTCGGATCAAAATTGAAGGAGATTGTCGGGAATTGTCGAAGCCGTCGGAGCGTGAGTTTGGGTTGAGCACTCTGGTGAATTACCCCAAGTTGTCGAAGATGCATTTGGACTGCAGTGACACCATTGGGTACGCCCATACAGCACCTTCCGGGCAGATGGACTTGAGCCTCTGGGAACGGTTTTATCTAATTGGTGTAGGCCATTTGTGTTTAACGGAGCTTGACTACTGGCTTCCACAAGACAGGGATGTCAACCAAAGGAGTCTATCCCTTCCGGCGGCCGGATTGCTGCAAGAGTGTTTTGGTCTTAGGAAACTTTTCATCCACGGGACGGCTCATGAGCATTTCCTGATGTTCCTCCTGAGGATACCTGATTTACGAGATGTCCAGTTGAGAGAAGACTATTACCCAGCACCAGAAAATGATATGAGCACCGAGATGAGGGCGGACTCGTGCAGCCGCTTTGAGGCTGCTCTTAACAGGCGCCGGATTGCTGATTGA